One Aquisediminimonas profunda genomic region harbors:
- the gatB gene encoding Asp-tRNA(Asn)/Glu-tRNA(Gln) amidotransferase subunit GatB has translation MSSYRIQGATGEWEVVIGLEVHAQITSNAKLFSGASTAFGSEPNTNVSLIDAAMPGMLPVPNAECVKQAVRTGLAIDAQIHRWSRFDRKNYFYADLPQGYQISQLYHPIVGEGSLTVETDEGEKVIGVERIHIEQDAGKLMHDQHPTMSYVDLNRCGVALMEIVSKPDMRSPAEAGAYMKKLRAILRYVGSCDGNMEQGSMRADVNVSVRKPGAEFGTRTETKNVNSVRFIQQVVEYEARRQVDVIEEGGTIVQETRLFDPDKGVTRSMRSKEDAHDYRYFPDPDLLPLVLTEDFVEECKASLPELPDAKRQRYVEALGITPYNADVITSDVETARWFEALLDAGAEAKAGANWLTSELFGALNRLGKDIGQSPVSPEQAAQLLGLVADGTLSGSLAKQVFEIMLETGDDPARIVEEKGLKQTSDTGAIEAVISEILSANADKVDQYKGGKEALFGFFVGQTMKAMAGKANPQVVNELLKKALA, from the coding sequence ATGAGCAGCTATCGCATCCAGGGCGCAACCGGTGAGTGGGAGGTCGTGATCGGCCTTGAAGTTCATGCCCAGATCACCTCGAACGCAAAGCTGTTTTCCGGCGCCTCGACGGCGTTCGGGTCAGAGCCGAATACCAATGTCTCGCTCATCGATGCGGCGATGCCCGGCATGCTGCCTGTGCCCAATGCCGAATGCGTGAAGCAGGCGGTGCGCACGGGCCTTGCCATCGACGCCCAGATCCACCGCTGGAGCCGGTTCGACCGCAAGAATTATTTCTACGCCGATCTGCCGCAAGGTTACCAGATTTCGCAGCTCTATCATCCGATCGTGGGTGAAGGGTCGCTGACCGTCGAAACCGATGAAGGCGAAAAGGTGATCGGTGTCGAGCGCATCCATATCGAGCAGGATGCGGGCAAGCTGATGCATGACCAGCATCCGACCATGTCCTATGTCGATCTCAATCGCTGTGGCGTCGCGCTGATGGAAATTGTCTCCAAGCCGGACATGCGGTCGCCTGCCGAGGCCGGGGCCTATATGAAGAAGCTCAGAGCCATCCTGCGCTATGTCGGCTCGTGCGACGGCAATATGGAGCAGGGCTCGATGCGCGCGGACGTGAACGTTTCGGTGCGGAAACCCGGCGCAGAGTTCGGCACGCGGACCGAAACGAAGAACGTCAATTCGGTGCGCTTCATCCAGCAGGTCGTGGAATATGAAGCACGGCGCCAGGTTGATGTGATCGAAGAGGGCGGCACGATTGTCCAGGAAACCCGCCTGTTCGATCCCGACAAGGGTGTGACGCGGTCGATGCGGTCCAAGGAAGACGCGCACGATTATCGCTATTTCCCCGATCCCGATCTTTTGCCGCTCGTCCTTACCGAAGACTTTGTCGAGGAATGCAAGGCAAGCCTGCCTGAGCTCCCCGATGCCAAGCGGCAGCGCTATGTCGAGGCACTGGGCATCACACCTTACAATGCCGATGTCATCACGTCGGATGTCGAGACCGCGCGCTGGTTCGAGGCGCTGCTGGATGCCGGTGCCGAGGCAAAGGCTGGCGCGAACTGGCTGACGTCCGAACTGTTTGGCGCGCTCAACCGGCTCGGCAAGGATATTGGCCAGAGCCCGGTAAGTCCGGAGCAGGCGGCCCAGTTGCTCGGGCTTGTCGCAGACGGCACGCTTTCGGGCAGCCTTGCCAAGCAGGTCTTCGAAATCATGCTCGAAACCGGAGACGATCCTGCAAGGATCGTCGAGGAAAAGGGCTTGAAGCAGACCAGCGATACCGGCGCCATCGAGGCAGTCATCTCCGAAATCCTGAGCGCCAATGCGGACAAGGTCGACCAGTACAAGGGCGGCAAGGAAGCCCTGTTTGGCTTCTTCGTGGGTCAGACGATGAAGGCCATGGCCGGAAAGGCCAATCCGCAGGTTGTCAATGAATTGCTGAAGAAGGCTTTGGCTTGA
- the dinB gene encoding DNA polymerase IV, whose product MNDASPIRKIIHIDMDAFFASCEQRDNPDLRGKPVAVGGLGPRGVVAAASYEARVFGVRSAMASAKARRLCPDLIFVPHRFEVYRQVSRQIRDIFERYTPLVQPLSLDEAYLDVTENLLGIASATQIAEEIRDAIRAETGLTASAGVSYNKFIAKIASDQNKPDGLCVITPAKGPDFVAALPVRKFYGVGPATAAKMERLGLVIGADIRAQSREFLDRHFGKSGGYYYWASRGIDHRPVNPHQERKSVGSEATFGEDLMTGDACMGELRPLIASVARWCDKYDVSGRTVTLKLRTASFRTVTRSRSVVRPISSPEQIEEIVQLLLNTLLPLQEGVRLLGVTLSNLDKGEAPEPVQPLLDFGEAAA is encoded by the coding sequence GTGAACGACGCCTCGCCAATCCGCAAGATCATCCATATCGACATGGATGCGTTTTTTGCGTCTTGCGAACAGCGCGACAATCCCGACCTGCGGGGCAAACCTGTCGCCGTCGGCGGGTTGGGACCGCGCGGGGTCGTTGCAGCAGCAAGCTATGAAGCGCGGGTTTTTGGCGTGCGATCAGCAATGGCTTCGGCGAAGGCGCGGCGCCTCTGCCCTGACCTGATTTTCGTCCCGCACCGCTTCGAGGTCTACCGCCAGGTTTCGCGTCAGATCCGGGACATTTTTGAACGCTACACCCCGCTCGTCCAGCCGCTCTCGCTGGATGAAGCCTATCTCGACGTGACCGAAAACCTGTTGGGCATTGCGTCTGCCACGCAGATTGCCGAGGAAATCCGTGATGCGATCCGCGCCGAAACCGGGCTGACGGCCTCCGCAGGCGTGTCCTACAACAAGTTCATTGCCAAGATTGCATCGGACCAGAACAAGCCCGACGGCCTGTGCGTGATCACGCCTGCCAAGGGGCCGGACTTCGTCGCGGCTTTGCCGGTCAGAAAATTCTATGGCGTCGGGCCAGCAACCGCCGCCAAGATGGAACGGCTGGGCCTTGTGATCGGCGCCGACATCCGGGCGCAGTCGCGCGAATTCCTCGACCGGCATTTCGGCAAGTCGGGCGGCTATTATTACTGGGCGTCGCGGGGGATCGACCACCGGCCGGTCAATCCGCATCAGGAGCGCAAATCCGTTGGCTCCGAAGCGACTTTTGGCGAGGATCTGATGACCGGGGACGCCTGCATGGGAGAGCTTCGCCCGCTGATCGCTTCGGTTGCACGCTGGTGCGACAAATATGATGTCAGCGGCCGCACCGTGACCTTGAAGCTCAGGACGGCAAGCTTCAGGACGGTGACGCGCAGCCGCTCGGTCGTCCGCCCGATCTCCAGCCCCGAACAGATCGAGGAGATAGTGCAGCTTCTCCTCAACACACTCCTTCCCCTGCAGGAGGGCGTGCGACTGCTCGGTGTGACATTGTCAAATCTTGACAAGGGCGAAGCACCGGAACCCGTCCAGCCGCTGTTGGACTTTGGCGAAGCAGCGGCATAG
- a CDS encoding TonB-dependent receptor domain-containing protein, translating into MNYFNQLRAAPASMALAICLLATGNAALAQDAAPQAAAEDSGSEIIVTGSRIRQDPLNQDSPVIRLDQDALAQSGLSSVADILQRLPSASGGLNSKVNNSGNLGNPPDGGGVGAGSAEIDLRYLAAKRTLVLVDGLRFVNGTSGSGIPATVDINSIPSNMVDRIEVLQAGASPLYGSDAIAGVVNIITVAQQEGLRASAQFGTFRQGDGHTQDYNISYGIKGDTTNLVFGASYVKQEAVRSRDRAISQFPNPGQTACSNGGGGCSSASFGGRFDTRTSAGPLPGVPFGNFTISNPPDNNPTLGELRPFVVTDRFNFAPFQYILTPSERYGAWMSFKQELGSNINLRVKAQYNRRKSQNQAAFEPLFLGPDAGNGAGSLFDTLSIDATNPFNPFGVTLESGLNPDGTPNGRTQNYSFIARRLVEAGQRTFNQTVDTMSATATLDGSFEVGGHTWYWDATALFGINDAHQSFTGNVNAARVAQALGPVANCNSPCVPLNIFGGAGSITPAMLAFIAFTERDKSQQHLYDYTANLSGDIFDLPAGPVGFAVGVEHRIQSASFDPDPIIAAGLGADIPSQPAAGRYNVDEIYGELRVPLLKEKPFFHSLEVNGAVRHSSYSISGSSTTFTGTGLWKPVQDLLLRGSYSTGFRAPSLGELFGGRSRFDLPANDPCTSAAGGLFQTNATVRANCIANGVPASGSYAEDQGGQLPIITQGNLNLKPEKSRNLLFGAVYAPAWARNSGFAKNFSIEANYYDIRVSKAIGAIDPTLTLNNCALLGDAASCARVKRTGNGLINEIDGTLQNLDNIRTKGLDVTLNYVTPETGIGTFGLSANATWLLKYVLSASNGFVVLDRKGTERGSPDQAFPKFKGNTTLNWSIGDFGASFTGRYIHSVIEQGGPTGTNKLDSRFYGDVQLTFTPSFLDQRFAFTAGVNNVFNQDPPACFSCSLNNFDPTTYDVPGQFGYLRVSYKM; encoded by the coding sequence GTGAACTACTTCAACCAGCTGCGGGCCGCGCCCGCTTCGATGGCCCTAGCCATCTGCCTTTTGGCGACGGGCAATGCCGCACTTGCCCAGGATGCAGCGCCGCAGGCTGCTGCCGAAGACAGCGGTAGCGAAATCATCGTCACCGGCTCACGTATCCGTCAGGACCCCCTGAACCAGGATTCGCCAGTCATCCGTCTTGACCAGGATGCACTTGCGCAATCGGGTCTCTCGTCAGTCGCGGATATTCTCCAGCGTCTGCCCAGCGCGAGCGGCGGTCTCAATTCCAAGGTCAACAACAGCGGCAACCTCGGCAATCCGCCAGACGGCGGCGGCGTTGGCGCGGGTTCGGCTGAAATCGATCTGCGCTACCTGGCAGCGAAGCGCACACTTGTGCTCGTCGATGGCCTGCGCTTTGTGAATGGCACCAGCGGCAGCGGCATTCCTGCGACCGTCGACATCAACTCGATCCCGTCGAACATGGTCGACCGCATCGAAGTACTGCAGGCTGGCGCTTCGCCGCTTTACGGGTCTGATGCCATTGCCGGCGTGGTGAACATCATCACCGTCGCGCAACAGGAAGGGCTCCGTGCCTCCGCACAGTTCGGCACGTTCCGTCAGGGAGACGGCCATACGCAGGATTACAACATCAGCTATGGCATCAAGGGTGACACGACGAACCTTGTGTTCGGCGCCAGCTATGTGAAGCAGGAAGCTGTCCGGTCGCGCGATCGGGCCATTTCGCAATTCCCGAATCCCGGCCAGACGGCATGCTCGAACGGCGGTGGCGGGTGCAGCAGCGCGTCCTTCGGCGGCCGCTTTGATACCCGCACCAGTGCGGGACCACTTCCGGGCGTTCCGTTCGGCAATTTCACGATCAGCAATCCGCCGGACAACAACCCGACGCTCGGCGAACTTCGCCCGTTTGTCGTGACGGATCGCTTCAACTTCGCACCCTTTCAGTACATCCTGACGCCGTCGGAACGCTATGGCGCGTGGATGAGCTTCAAGCAGGAGTTGGGTTCCAACATCAACTTGCGCGTCAAGGCGCAGTACAACCGGCGCAAGTCGCAGAACCAGGCCGCGTTCGAGCCGCTGTTCCTCGGCCCCGATGCTGGCAACGGTGCGGGCAGCCTGTTCGACACCTTGTCGATCGATGCGACCAACCCGTTCAATCCTTTCGGTGTGACTCTCGAGTCCGGCCTCAATCCGGATGGCACGCCGAACGGCAGGACGCAGAACTATTCGTTCATTGCGCGTCGTCTTGTCGAAGCCGGTCAACGGACGTTCAACCAGACGGTTGACACAATGTCGGCAACGGCGACGCTCGATGGCTCGTTCGAGGTCGGTGGACACACCTGGTATTGGGACGCGACGGCGCTCTTCGGCATCAACGATGCGCACCAGAGCTTCACCGGCAACGTCAACGCGGCGCGTGTGGCGCAGGCACTCGGCCCGGTTGCCAATTGCAATTCACCGTGCGTGCCGCTGAACATTTTCGGCGGTGCGGGCTCGATCACGCCTGCGATGCTGGCATTCATTGCCTTTACCGAGCGCGACAAGAGCCAGCAGCATCTCTACGACTATACGGCGAACCTGAGCGGAGACATTTTTGATCTGCCAGCTGGCCCCGTTGGCTTTGCGGTCGGCGTCGAACATCGCATCCAGAGTGCCAGCTTCGATCCCGATCCGATCATTGCTGCCGGTCTTGGTGCCGATATTCCATCGCAGCCCGCAGCGGGCCGCTATAATGTCGACGAAATCTACGGCGAATTGCGTGTTCCGCTGTTGAAGGAAAAGCCCTTTTTCCATTCGCTTGAGGTGAATGGTGCCGTGCGGCACTCGAGCTATTCGATCAGCGGCTCGAGCACGACCTTTACCGGCACCGGTCTTTGGAAGCCGGTACAGGATCTGCTGTTGCGTGGGTCTTATTCGACAGGCTTCCGGGCCCCCAGCCTTGGTGAGCTGTTTGGCGGTCGGTCGCGTTTCGACCTTCCAGCGAACGACCCCTGCACCAGTGCGGCAGGCGGCTTGTTCCAGACCAATGCAACGGTCCGGGCAAACTGCATCGCCAATGGTGTTCCAGCAAGCGGCAGCTATGCAGAGGATCAGGGCGGACAGCTCCCGATCATCACGCAGGGCAACCTGAACCTGAAGCCGGAGAAATCGCGCAACCTTCTGTTCGGTGCGGTCTATGCTCCGGCCTGGGCGCGCAACAGCGGGTTTGCCAAGAACTTCAGCATCGAGGCCAATTATTACGACATTCGCGTGAGCAAGGCGATTGGCGCGATTGATCCCACCCTCACGCTGAACAATTGCGCGCTCCTTGGCGATGCTGCCAGCTGCGCCCGTGTAAAGCGGACTGGCAATGGCTTGATCAATGAGATCGATGGAACTCTCCAGAACCTCGATAACATCCGCACCAAGGGTCTCGACGTCACGCTGAACTATGTGACGCCGGAAACTGGGATCGGCACGTTCGGCCTGTCTGCAAATGCAACCTGGCTGCTGAAATATGTTCTGTCGGCTTCGAACGGCTTTGTGGTCCTTGACCGCAAGGGCACCGAACGCGGCAGTCCCGATCAGGCATTTCCCAAGTTCAAGGGCAACACGACCCTCAACTGGTCGATTGGCGATTTCGGGGCGTCCTTCACGGGCCGCTATATCCACAGCGTCATCGAACAGGGCGGGCCGACCGGCACGAACAAGCTCGACAGCCGTTTCTATGGCGATGTCCAGCTGACGTTCACGCCGTCGTTCCTTGATCAGCGCTTTGCCTTCACGGCGGGCGTGAACAATGTGTTCAACCAGGATCCGCCGGCTTGCTTCTCATGCAGCCTGAACAATTTTGACCCGACGACCTATGATGTCCCGGGACAGTTCGGATATCTGCGCGTTTCCTACAAGATGTAG
- a CDS encoding superoxide dismutase, protein MPEISLDRREMLGVTLGAVAIAPGIAAAQTAAPAIAYAPKPLPFDPKTITGLSEKLLTSHHDNNYVGAVKRLGVIAAEYAKLDPGTAPGFLINGLKREELIAQNSMFLHELYFSCLGAPTGPGPKLAQQIERDFGSMDKWRTEFSGMGKALGGGSGWVVLNWMERDGRLLNQWANDHTMAFAGGTPLLVLDMFEHAYAMDYGSKAGAYVDAYMATTNWATADNRFAKAVT, encoded by the coding sequence ATGCCCGAAATCAGCCTTGATCGACGCGAAATGTTGGGGGTCACACTCGGAGCGGTGGCAATCGCACCTGGGATCGCCGCGGCGCAGACTGCAGCACCCGCGATTGCCTATGCGCCAAAGCCCCTCCCTTTCGACCCAAAGACAATCACTGGCCTGTCCGAAAAACTGCTGACCAGCCATCACGACAACAATTATGTCGGCGCCGTCAAACGGCTGGGGGTAATTGCGGCTGAATACGCCAAGCTCGATCCTGGGACGGCGCCGGGCTTCCTGATCAACGGATTGAAGCGCGAAGAGCTGATCGCCCAGAATTCGATGTTCCTGCATGAACTCTATTTTTCGTGCCTTGGCGCGCCAACCGGCCCCGGCCCAAAGCTCGCCCAGCAGATCGAGCGCGACTTTGGCAGTATGGACAAGTGGCGCACCGAATTCTCCGGGATGGGCAAAGCTCTAGGCGGCGGGTCTGGCTGGGTCGTCCTCAACTGGATGGAGCGTGACGGGCGCCTTCTCAACCAATGGGCGAACGACCATACGATGGCCTTTGCCGGCGGAACCCCGCTGCTGGTGCTGGACATGTTCGAACACGCCTATGCGATGGACTATGGCAGCAAGGCTGGGGCCTATGTCGATGCTTACATGGCAACGACCAACTGGGCGACCGCGGACAATCGCTTTGCTAAGGCTGTCACCTAG
- a CDS encoding glycosyltransferase family 2 protein — translation MTERSPRIAVLLPCYNEAAAIAQTIADFRAALPAATIYVYDNNSSDATCEIAAAAGAIVRTERMQGKGNVVRRMFADVDADIYVMADGDATYEAAAAPALVNKLLDETLDMVVGARKSEVEAAYRRGHRLGNALLTGMLARIFGRTFTDILSGYRVFSRRFVKSFPVLSAGFEIETEISVHALELRMPVAEQVTAYAARPEGSESKLNTWRDGLRILNTILLLFRYERPLQFFGAIAATFAIMAIILAIPLFITFMQTGLVPRFPTAILATGLMILSALNGLCGLILDTVVRGRLEVRRIAYLAYPAPSRD, via the coding sequence ATGACTGAGCGTTCTCCCCGCATTGCAGTGCTGTTGCCCTGCTACAACGAGGCCGCTGCAATTGCTCAGACGATTGCAGATTTCCGCGCAGCGCTGCCTGCGGCAACCATCTATGTCTATGACAACAACAGCAGCGATGCGACCTGCGAAATAGCAGCAGCGGCCGGCGCGATCGTCCGGACCGAGCGTATGCAGGGCAAGGGCAATGTCGTGCGGCGCATGTTTGCGGACGTGGATGCTGACATCTATGTCATGGCTGATGGCGATGCGACTTATGAAGCCGCCGCTGCGCCCGCATTGGTGAACAAGCTGCTTGATGAAACCCTCGACATGGTCGTGGGTGCCCGCAAATCCGAAGTGGAGGCTGCCTATCGGCGCGGGCACCGGCTCGGCAATGCTCTTCTGACGGGAATGCTGGCGCGAATCTTCGGGCGGACCTTCACTGATATTCTTTCCGGATACCGCGTGTTTTCGCGGCGGTTCGTGAAGAGCTTCCCAGTGCTGTCTGCCGGTTTCGAGATCGAGACAGAAATCAGTGTTCACGCGCTCGAGTTGCGTATGCCGGTGGCCGAACAGGTCACGGCCTATGCCGCTCGTCCGGAAGGCTCCGAATCCAAGCTCAATACCTGGCGCGATGGATTGCGGATTCTCAACACGATCCTGTTGCTGTTCCGCTATGAACGGCCGCTGCAGTTCTTCGGGGCGATCGCCGCGACATTTGCGATCATGGCGATCATACTTGCCATCCCGCTTTTCATCACCTTCATGCAAACTGGCCTGGTGCCGCGTTTTCCGACGGCAATCCTTGCGACCGGGCTCATGATCCTCTCCGCGCTCAATGGCCTGTGCGGGCTAATTCTCGACACTGTGGTCCGCGGTCGCCTTGAGGTCCGCCGCATTGCCTATCTCGCCTATCCGGCGCCTTCCCGGGATTGA
- the tig gene encoding trigger factor — protein MQIVETLNEGLKRGYTLTIKAKDIEARVEGEIRKVAPQMRMPGFRPGKVPANLVRKMHGEALQADALNSSIQEGVQSLVAKEKLRPAMSPSVELVDGYAHGKDAELKVELEVLPDVPTPKVDGLKLERLTVEADEAAIDASVLQLANQQKTYEDAPKGHKAALGDLVVIDFVGKIDGVEFDGGKGEGASIELGSGRMIPGFEEGMIGVTANQEKTITVTFPADYSVDYLKGKEATFDLVINDVRVAKEPKADDDFAKSLGLEGLEQLRGLFKGQIEQELNNLTRTHMKRRLLDQLASSHDFEVPPSMVEAEFEQIWKQLEHEASHDADPEAALKEMEAEKEDYRAIAVRRVRLGLLLSEIGREHKIEISSAEMSRLIQQAAQQYDPKDRQRFVEWIQQDAMASAQLRAPLYEDKVVDFLFSKAEITDRVVTRAELEAAIEADEDEGHVHGPGCGHDHHDHAPKAKKAAAKKPAAAKAAEPAKEEKAAKPAVKKAAAPKAAKAGDEKPAAKKAPAKKAK, from the coding sequence ATGCAGATTGTCGAGACGTTGAACGAAGGCCTGAAGCGCGGCTACACGCTGACCATCAAGGCCAAGGATATCGAAGCCCGTGTCGAGGGCGAGATTCGCAAGGTCGCGCCGCAGATGCGCATGCCCGGCTTCCGTCCTGGCAAGGTCCCGGCCAATCTTGTCCGCAAGATGCATGGCGAAGCGCTTCAGGCCGACGCGCTCAACAGCTCGATCCAGGAAGGCGTGCAGTCGCTCGTCGCCAAGGAAAAACTCCGCCCGGCCATGTCTCCGTCGGTCGAACTGGTCGATGGCTATGCCCATGGCAAGGATGCGGAACTCAAGGTCGAACTCGAAGTCCTGCCCGATGTGCCGACCCCAAAGGTGGACGGCCTCAAGCTGGAGCGGCTGACGGTTGAAGCCGATGAAGCGGCTATCGATGCGTCGGTCCTGCAACTCGCAAACCAGCAGAAGACCTATGAGGATGCGCCCAAGGGCCACAAGGCCGCGCTTGGCGATCTCGTGGTCATCGATTTCGTCGGGAAGATCGATGGAGTGGAATTCGATGGCGGCAAGGGCGAAGGCGCGTCAATCGAACTGGGTTCGGGCCGGATGATTCCAGGCTTTGAAGAAGGCATGATTGGCGTGACAGCCAATCAGGAAAAGACGATCACCGTCACCTTCCCGGCAGACTATTCGGTTGATTACCTCAAGGGCAAGGAAGCGACTTTCGATCTGGTCATCAACGATGTCCGCGTCGCCAAGGAACCCAAGGCCGACGATGACTTCGCAAAGTCGCTGGGCCTGGAAGGGCTTGAGCAGCTGCGCGGTCTGTTCAAGGGACAGATCGAGCAGGAACTGAACAATCTGACGCGGACGCACATGAAGCGTCGCTTGCTCGACCAATTGGCCTCTTCGCATGATTTCGAGGTGCCGCCATCAATGGTTGAGGCGGAATTCGAACAGATCTGGAAGCAGCTCGAACATGAAGCGAGCCATGATGCTGATCCCGAAGCAGCTCTCAAGGAAATGGAAGCCGAAAAGGAAGACTATCGCGCAATCGCGGTTCGTCGTGTCCGGCTTGGCCTTTTGCTCTCGGAAATCGGTCGTGAGCACAAGATCGAGATTTCGAGCGCCGAAATGAGCCGACTGATCCAGCAGGCCGCGCAGCAATATGATCCCAAGGATCGCCAGCGCTTTGTCGAATGGATCCAGCAGGATGCGATGGCATCAGCCCAGCTTCGTGCGCCGCTGTATGAGGACAAGGTTGTCGATTTCCTGTTCAGCAAGGCAGAAATCACGGATCGCGTTGTGACCCGCGCCGAACTCGAAGCCGCGATTGAGGCTGACGAGGATGAAGGCCATGTACATGGGCCGGGCTGCGGGCATGATCATCACGATCATGCGCCCAAGGCAAAGAAGGCTGCTGCCAAGAAGCCGGCTGCTGCGAAGGCTGCGGAACCGGCCAAGGAAGAAAAGGCTGCCAAGCCCGCCGTCAAGAAGGCTGCTGCTCCCAAGGCTGCAAAAGCTGGGGACGAAAAGCCGGCTGCCAAGAAGGCACCTGCAAAGAAAGCGAAATAG
- the gatC gene encoding Asp-tRNA(Asn)/Glu-tRNA(Gln) amidotransferase subunit GatC, with translation MSVDSATVRRIASLARIATSDAEVEAMVPELNNILGWIEQLGEVDTSAVQPMTAVIANTLRLRDDVVTDGNVRDKILANAPAPEHGFFGVPKVIE, from the coding sequence ATGTCCGTCGATAGTGCAACCGTCCGCAGGATCGCCTCGCTCGCCCGCATTGCCACCAGCGATGCGGAGGTTGAGGCCATGGTCCCCGAACTCAACAACATCCTTGGCTGGATCGAGCAGCTTGGCGAAGTCGATACATCTGCCGTCCAGCCCATGACAGCGGTGATCGCCAACACGCTGCGGCTGCGCGATGATGTCGTGACGGACGGAAACGTTCGGGACAAGATTCTCGCCAATGCGCCGGCTCCCGAGCACGGGTTCTTTGGCGTGCCGAAGGTGATCGAATAA
- the gatA gene encoding Asp-tRNA(Asn)/Glu-tRNA(Gln) amidotransferase subunit GatA, producing the protein MADITDLGIAAIRDGFRAGDFSAREVADAFNAAVAGAKALNAFIVETPDHAIAAAEQADRDRSEGTFKALSGVPIGMKDLFATRGVQTTAASHILEGFKPEYESTVSARLWAAGAGMLGKLNMDQFAMGSSNETSAFGNVISPWRRNDGGNAPLAPGGSSGGSSSAIAARIVPGATGTDTGGSIRQPAAFTGISGIKPTYGRCSRWGIVAFASSLDQAGPMARNVKDCAILLEAMSGFDPKDSTSLDLPVPNWESALSGDLRGKRIGIPKEYRVDGMPGEIDALWEQGIAWVKDAGAEVVEVSLPHTKYALPAYYIIAPAEASSNLARYDGVRYGLRELPEGAGLQDMYAATRAAGFGAEVKRRILIGTYVLSAGFYDAYYTQAQKVRTLIARDFDAAWELCDLLLTPTAPSAAFALGEKNADPLAMYLNDVFTVPSSLAGLPAMSVPAGLDGQGLPLGLQVIGKALDEQGVLNAGLAIEERAGFTARPEAWW; encoded by the coding sequence ATGGCTGACATTACCGACCTCGGCATCGCCGCCATCCGCGACGGCTTCCGTGCCGGAGACTTTTCTGCGCGCGAAGTGGCCGATGCGTTCAACGCGGCGGTTGCCGGAGCCAAGGCGCTGAACGCCTTCATCGTCGAAACGCCGGACCACGCGATTGCTGCGGCGGAACAGGCTGATCGCGACCGCAGCGAAGGCACATTCAAGGCTCTCTCCGGCGTTCCCATCGGCATGAAGGACCTTTTCGCAACGCGCGGCGTACAGACAACCGCTGCGAGCCACATCCTCGAAGGGTTCAAGCCGGAATATGAATCGACCGTTTCCGCTCGGCTCTGGGCGGCAGGCGCAGGAATGCTTGGCAAGCTGAATATGGACCAGTTTGCCATGGGCTCCTCGAACGAGACCAGCGCGTTCGGCAATGTGATATCGCCCTGGCGGCGCAACGATGGCGGCAATGCACCTTTGGCGCCCGGCGGCTCGTCTGGCGGATCATCATCGGCTATCGCAGCACGCATCGTGCCCGGCGCGACCGGAACGGACACGGGCGGCTCAATCCGCCAGCCCGCGGCGTTTACAGGTATTTCGGGGATCAAGCCGACCTATGGCCGGTGTTCGCGTTGGGGCATTGTCGCTTTCGCGTCTTCGCTTGATCAGGCCGGGCCGATGGCGCGCAACGTCAAGGATTGCGCAATCCTGCTGGAGGCGATGTCCGGCTTCGACCCAAAGGATTCGACCTCGCTCGACCTGCCCGTTCCCAATTGGGAGTCGGCGCTTTCCGGCGATCTCAGGGGCAAGCGGATCGGTATCCCCAAGGAATATCGGGTCGACGGCATGCCGGGAGAAATCGATGCGCTCTGGGAACAGGGCATTGCGTGGGTGAAGGACGCAGGCGCCGAAGTCGTCGAGGTTTCGCTGCCGCACACCAAATATGCGCTGCCCGCCTATTACATCATCGCGCCTGCCGAAGCGTCCTCGAACCTCGCGCGCTATGACGGCGTGCGTTATGGCCTGCGCGAACTGCCGGAAGGGGCCGGGCTGCAAGACATGTATGCGGCCACCCGTGCCGCCGGATTTGGTGCAGAGGTGAAGCGGCGCATCCTGATCGGCACCTATGTGCTGAGCGCCGGCTTTTACGATGCCTATTACACTCAGGCGCAGAAGGTCCGTACATTGATTGCGCGTGATTTCGATGCAGCCTGGGAATTGTGCGACCTGCTTTTGACGCCGACGGCCCCCTCTGCGGCCTTTGCGCTGGGCGAAAAGAACGCGGACCCGCTGGCCATGTATCTGAATGACGTTTTCACCGTGCCGAGTTCGCTGGCCGGCCTTCCTGCGATGTCGGTACCGGCTGGGCTCGACGGGCAAGGGCTCCCGTTGGGGCTTCAGGTCATTGGCAAGGCGCTTGACGAACAGGGCGTACTGAACGCGGGGCTCGCAATCGAGGAAAGGGCGGGTTTCACGGCCCGTCCGGAGGCGTGGTGGTAA